A DNA window from Zingiber officinale cultivar Zhangliang chromosome 3A, Zo_v1.1, whole genome shotgun sequence contains the following coding sequences:
- the LOC122053266 gene encoding uncharacterized protein LOC122053266 isoform X2, whose amino-acid sequence MLSVVKADLTKISLQVIAKAKEMCLAHSVRDVECEVLEGDARIVLCQAVEKHHAEILVMGSHGYGAIKRAVLGSVSDYCAHHADCNVMIVKMAKQDCSPMGKQFGMSTLPYVFSPPQPLAMPLNESRRASVDASICDKEPVTPSSILATQWPSHSSHIEHEYEPVRDDSKRTVWSPDEDVILAKSWATISTDAVIDNDQKDQAFWKRITNYYNKHRPAGTVPRIWKRLKSHYYKFMPMVNEFSVIYNNFSTDRQSSWSSENVLENALNMWKAKNNNKDFKYMHVWRVLREYEKYAPQPVSHHSSKKARTSESTGHTSTSNLDMCVDVDDCEVCIRPIEQKAAKKKGKSKVRESDKMEQSINTNWQDIKGYQMQKLVLQEAEVLHKDYEILMKDTSEMTPGQLRLHEKIVEKINQRYDLARCRCV is encoded by the exons ATGCTGTCAGTCGTGAAGGCCGATCTGACCAAGATCTCGTTGCAGGTGATCGCTAAAGCCAAGGAGATGTGCCTTGCCCATTCG GTCCGGGATGTTGAGTGTGAAGTGCTCGAGGGAGATGCCAGAATCGTTCTATGCCAAGCAGTGGAGAAGCATCATGCAGAAATATTGGTTATGGGAAGCCATGGATATGGAGCAATCAAAAG GGCTGTTCTAGGTAGCGTCAGCGATTACTGTGCTCACCATGCGGATTGCAACGTGATGATAGTGAAAATGGCCAAGCAAGATTGTTCGCCCATGGGCAAACAATTTGGGATGTCAACTTTGCCGTACGTATTTTCTCCTCCTCAACCATTGGCCATGCCTTTGAATGAATCAAGAAGGGCTAGTGTCGATGCATCTATATGCGACAAAGAACCCGTAACGCCATCATCTATTCTAGCAACTCAGTGGCCATCACACTCATCACACATAGAGCATGAATACGAACCAGTGAGAGATGACTCAAAACGAAcagtttggtctcccgatgaagatGTGATCCTTGCAAAGTCATGGGCCACTATCAGCACTGATGCAGTCATTGATAATGACCAGAAGGATCAAGCTTTTTGGAAACGTATCACTAATTACTACAACAAACATCGGCCTGCTGGAACTGTGCCGAGAATTTGGAAACGACTAAAATCACATTACTATAAGTTCATGCCGATGGTGAATGAATTTTCTGTAATCTACAATAATTTTTCTACTGATCGTCAAAGCAGTTGGAGTAGCGAGAATGTGTTAGAGAACGCATTGAATATGTGGAAAGCCAAAAATAATAACAAGGACTTCAAGTATATGCATGTGTGGCGAGTTCTTAGAGAGTATGAGAAATATGCTCCACAACCAGTTAGTCATCATTCTAGCAAGAAGGCAAGGACATCCGAATCAACGGGGCACACTTCCACATCAAATCTGGATATGTGTGTTGATGTGGACGACTGTGAAGTCTGCATTCGTCCAATAGAGCAAAAGGCGGCAAAGAAGAAGGGCAAATCCAAAGTAAGAGAGAGCGACAAAATGGAACAAAGCATCAACACAAATTGGCAAGATATTAAAGGATATCAAATGCAAAAATTAGTTTTGCAGGAAGCCGAGGTCCTtcataaggattatgaaattcttatgaagGATACTAGTGAGATGACACCAGGACAACTACGTTTACATGAGAAAATAGTTGAAAAAATTAATCAGAGATATGACTTGGCTCGATGTAGATGTGTTTAA
- the LOC122053262 gene encoding calcium uniporter protein 2, mitochondrial-like produces MALRKTLGRRFSNVAAKLASPDALPRPPRPAPSLIRRLLPVPRSHEPGLLGRFFHRTPFLQSASPPPPLSRLALPVGDGLLERIREMNTSRIRLEGLLPPPPLSSTTTNTEEAMVSAAEARKVVRAARVEAARTRLRETGQSCVSYSEFARVCREAAGGTEEGARLGAALDESASVIVLGDVVLIRPEMVTALIQSMIRPPASSRQERELKEMEATRSEIEASAETEVRRELWAGLALLAAQTAGFMRLTFWELSWDVMEPVCFYVTSLYFMLGYAFFLRTSRDPSFEGFFQSRLDAKRNRLMKKRNFDVGRFNELKRQIGGTFSASSQSRSSSFSSL; encoded by the exons ATGGCGCTGCGGAAGACCCTCGGTCGCCGCTTCTCCAACGTCGCCGCCAAGCTCGCCTCCCCGGACGCCCTTCCCCGTCCTCCTCGGCCCGCTCCCTCGCTCATCCGAAGGCTTCTCCCTGTCCCGCGCTCCCACGAGCCAGGCCTCCTCGGCCGGTTCTTCCATCGCACGCCATTCCTCCAATCCGCTTCCCCGCCGCCACCTCTTTCCCGGCTCGCGCTTCCGGTGGGGGACGGCCTCTTGGAGAGGATCCGGGAGATGAACACTTCCAGGATTCGGCTCGAAGGGCTCCTTCCCCCGCCGCCCCTGTCGTCGACGACGACGAATACAGAGGAGGCGATGGTATCCGCAGCAGAGGCGAGGAAGGTGGTGCGGGCGGCGCGGGTGGAGGCGGCCCGCACTCGGCTGCGGGAAACCGGCCAGAGCTGCGTCTCCTACTCTGAATTCGCGCGGGTGTGCCGAGAGGCGGCCGGAGGGACGGAGGAGGGTGCGCGTCTGGGAGCGGCGCTGGACGAATCCGCCTCCGTCATCGTCTTGGGCGACGTCGTCCTCATCCGCCCCGAAATG GTGACGGCATTGATCCAGAGCATGATCCGGCCTCCAGCGTCGTCGCGGCAGGAGCGGGAGTTGAAGGAGATGGAGGCGACGAGGTCGGAGATCGAGGCGTCGGCGGAGACGGAGGTGAGACGGGAGCTATGGGCCGGGCTGGCGTTGCTGGCGGCGCAGACGGCGGGGTTCATGCGGCTTACGTTCTGGGAGCTCTCGTGGGACGTGATGGAGCCCGTCTGCTTCTACGTGACCTCCCTCTACTTCATGCTCGGCTACGCCTTCTTCCTCCGCACCTCCAGAGACCCTTCCTTCGAGGGCTTCTTCCAGAGCCGCCTCGACGCCAAGCGGAACCGACTCATGAAGAAGCGCAACTTCGACGTTGGCCGATTCAATGAGCTCAAGAGGCAAATCGGAGGCACCTTCTCTGCTTCTTCTCAATCTCGGTCATCCTCCTTCTCATCGCTTTAA
- the LOC122053266 gene encoding uncharacterized protein LOC122053266 isoform X1 produces MLPLLRLQRARRMASTKIDGGAAAVGKPVIVVAVDDSEYSFHALRWTLLRFFSSAAAGSTLPFKLVVVHARPAPTSIFSLSATGAPDMLSVVKADLTKISLQVIAKAKEMCLAHSVRDVECEVLEGDARIVLCQAVEKHHAEILVMGSHGYGAIKRAVLGSVSDYCAHHADCNVMIVKMAKQDCSPMGKQFGMSTLPYVFSPPQPLAMPLNESRRASVDASICDKEPVTPSSILATQWPSHSSHIEHEYEPVRDDSKRTVWSPDEDVILAKSWATISTDAVIDNDQKDQAFWKRITNYYNKHRPAGTVPRIWKRLKSHYYKFMPMVNEFSVIYNNFSTDRQSSWSSENVLENALNMWKAKNNNKDFKYMHVWRVLREYEKYAPQPVSHHSSKKARTSESTGHTSTSNLDMCVDVDDCEVCIRPIEQKAAKKKGKSKVRESDKMEQSINTNWQDIKGYQMQKLVLQEAEVLHKDYEILMKDTSEMTPGQLRLHEKIVEKINQRYDLARCRCV; encoded by the exons ATGCTTCCTCTACTGCGATTGCAGCGAGCGCGAAGAATGGCTTCTACGAAGATCGATGGAGGAGCGGCGGCAGTGGGTAAGCCGGTGATTGTGGTGGCGGTCGACGACAGCGAGTACAGCTTCCACGCGCTCCGGTGGACGCTCCTACGTTTCTTCTCCTCGGCTGCCGCTGGCTCCACCTTGCCCTTCAAGCTAGTGGTCGTCCACGCCAGGCCCGCGCCGACCTCCATCTTCAGCCTCTCTGCAACAG GAGCGCCGGACATGCTGTCAGTCGTGAAGGCCGATCTGACCAAGATCTCGTTGCAGGTGATCGCTAAAGCCAAGGAGATGTGCCTTGCCCATTCG GTCCGGGATGTTGAGTGTGAAGTGCTCGAGGGAGATGCCAGAATCGTTCTATGCCAAGCAGTGGAGAAGCATCATGCAGAAATATTGGTTATGGGAAGCCATGGATATGGAGCAATCAAAAG GGCTGTTCTAGGTAGCGTCAGCGATTACTGTGCTCACCATGCGGATTGCAACGTGATGATAGTGAAAATGGCCAAGCAAGATTGTTCGCCCATGGGCAAACAATTTGGGATGTCAACTTTGCCGTACGTATTTTCTCCTCCTCAACCATTGGCCATGCCTTTGAATGAATCAAGAAGGGCTAGTGTCGATGCATCTATATGCGACAAAGAACCCGTAACGCCATCATCTATTCTAGCAACTCAGTGGCCATCACACTCATCACACATAGAGCATGAATACGAACCAGTGAGAGATGACTCAAAACGAAcagtttggtctcccgatgaagatGTGATCCTTGCAAAGTCATGGGCCACTATCAGCACTGATGCAGTCATTGATAATGACCAGAAGGATCAAGCTTTTTGGAAACGTATCACTAATTACTACAACAAACATCGGCCTGCTGGAACTGTGCCGAGAATTTGGAAACGACTAAAATCACATTACTATAAGTTCATGCCGATGGTGAATGAATTTTCTGTAATCTACAATAATTTTTCTACTGATCGTCAAAGCAGTTGGAGTAGCGAGAATGTGTTAGAGAACGCATTGAATATGTGGAAAGCCAAAAATAATAACAAGGACTTCAAGTATATGCATGTGTGGCGAGTTCTTAGAGAGTATGAGAAATATGCTCCACAACCAGTTAGTCATCATTCTAGCAAGAAGGCAAGGACATCCGAATCAACGGGGCACACTTCCACATCAAATCTGGATATGTGTGTTGATGTGGACGACTGTGAAGTCTGCATTCGTCCAATAGAGCAAAAGGCGGCAAAGAAGAAGGGCAAATCCAAAGTAAGAGAGAGCGACAAAATGGAACAAAGCATCAACACAAATTGGCAAGATATTAAAGGATATCAAATGCAAAAATTAGTTTTGCAGGAAGCCGAGGTCCTtcataaggattatgaaattcttatgaagGATACTAGTGAGATGACACCAGGACAACTACGTTTACATGAGAAAATAGTTGAAAAAATTAATCAGAGATATGACTTGGCTCGATGTAGATGTGTTTAA
- the LOC122053260 gene encoding 7-methyl-GTP pyrophosphatase-like has protein sequence MSSTSSSFKIILGSSSRSRRQILSEMGYDFTIMSADIDEKEIRMEKPEELVMALAEAKADAIISKLRSNGFNEQDDGPTLLITADQVVVHGGMIREKPSSPEEAHEFIKGYSEGHASTVGSVLVTNLKTGVRKGGCDKSEIYFHKIPDNVIANLIEEGDVLYVAGGLMVEHPLTSPFVEAIVGTIDSVMGLPKALTKKLIDEAIEQEY, from the exons ATGTCTTCGACCAGTTCCTCCTTTAAG ATAATCCTGGGTTCGTCCTCAAGGTCTCGCCGTCAGATACTGTCCGAGATGGGATACGATTTCACCATCATG AGTGCCGACATCGACGAGAAAGAGATCCGGATGGAGAAGCCGGAGGAGTTAGTGATGGCATTGGCTGAGGCTAAG GCTGATGCCATTATATCAAAGCTGCGTAGCAATGGTTTTAATGAACAGGATGATGGGCCAACGCTCCTGATAACTGCTGACCAG gTTGTGGTTCATGGTGGAATGATAAGAGAAAAGCCAAGCAGCCCAGAGGAAGCACACGAGTTTATTAAAG GCTATTCCGAGGGTCATGCATCAACAGTGGGGTCAGTTCTTGTTACCAATTTAAAAACTGGGGTCAGAAAAGGAGGATGTGATAAAAGTGAG ATTTACTTTCACAAGATACCAGACAATGTGATAGCTAACTTG ATAGAGGAGGGAGATGTACTATATGTTGCTGGTGGCCTGATGGTCGAACATCCATTAACTTCACCATTTGTGGAGGCTATA GTTGGAACGATTGATAGCGTCATGGGGCTTCCAAAAGCTCTCACAAAGAAACTCATTGATGAGGCCATTGAGCAAGAATACTGA
- the LOC122053264 gene encoding universal stress protein PHOS34-like isoform X1: MATTKVDGGAVAVGKPVIAVAVDDSERSFHALRWTLLRFFSSPAAGSTLPFKLVVVHARPTPTSIISPSATGAPDMLSVVKADLTKISSKVIDKAKETCLAHSVRDVECEVHEGDPRIVLCQAVEKHHAEILVVGSHGYGAIKRAVLGSVSDYCAHHADCNVMIVKKPKHKN; this comes from the exons ATGGCTACTACGAAGGTCGATGGAGGAGCGGTGGCAGTGGGTAAGCCGGTGATTGCGGTGGCGGTCGATGACAGCGAGCGCAGCTTCCACGCGCTCCGGTGGACGCTCCTCCGTTTCTTCTCCTCGCCTGCCGCCGGCTCCACCTTGCCCTTCAAGCTAGTGGTCGTCCACGCAAGGCCCACGCCGACCTCCATCATCAGCCCCTCCGCAACCG GAGCGCCGGACATGCTGTCAGTCGTGAAGGCCGATCTGACCAAGATCTCGTCGAAGGTTATCGATAAAGCCAAGGAGACGTGCCTTGCCCATTCG GTCCGGGATGTTGAGTGTGAAGTGCACGAGGGAGATCCCAGAATCGTTCTATGCCAAGCAGTGGAGAAGCATCATGCGGAAATATTGGTGGTGGGAAGCCATGGATATGGAGCAATCAAAAG GGCTGTTCTAGGTAGTGTCAGCGATTACTGTGCTCACCATGCGGATTGCAATGTGATGATAGTGAAAAAGCCCAAGCACAAGAACTAA
- the LOC122053264 gene encoding uncharacterized protein LOC122053264 isoform X2, whose product MATTKVDGGAVAVGKPVIAVAVDDSERSFHALRWTLLRFFSSPAAGSTLPFKLVVVHARPTPTSIISPSATGAPDMLSVVKADLTKISSKVIDKAKETCLAHSVRDVECEVHEGDPRIVLCQAVEKHHAEILVVGSHGYGAIKSCPEICPS is encoded by the exons ATGGCTACTACGAAGGTCGATGGAGGAGCGGTGGCAGTGGGTAAGCCGGTGATTGCGGTGGCGGTCGATGACAGCGAGCGCAGCTTCCACGCGCTCCGGTGGACGCTCCTCCGTTTCTTCTCCTCGCCTGCCGCCGGCTCCACCTTGCCCTTCAAGCTAGTGGTCGTCCACGCAAGGCCCACGCCGACCTCCATCATCAGCCCCTCCGCAACCG GAGCGCCGGACATGCTGTCAGTCGTGAAGGCCGATCTGACCAAGATCTCGTCGAAGGTTATCGATAAAGCCAAGGAGACGTGCCTTGCCCATTCG GTCCGGGATGTTGAGTGTGAAGTGCACGAGGGAGATCCCAGAATCGTTCTATGCCAAGCAGTGGAGAAGCATCATGCGGAAATATTGGTGGTGGGAAGCCATGGATATGGAGCAATCAAAAG CTGTCCGGAAATTTGTCCAAGTTAA